Proteins from a single region of Microbacterium sp. zg-Y818:
- a CDS encoding cupin domain-containing protein, translating into MTTPLFPGGVAVSDLMVYDAEAVDGRCGGSPHLHTASSEGYIVVGGTGSVETLSAAGAEVHPLAPGDVLWFSPGTVHRLVNDGGLRLLVVMSNAGLPEAGDAVLTFPPEVLADPAAYAAASTLPEGEGRAHAARARRDLAVAGYLALRDAVQRDGVAALAPFHAAAVALVRSRVEHWQERWDRTVAAETERTRAQLVALAAGEPGLMTAASVVRGQPTPGERGYGMCGRLQTWEWPSP; encoded by the coding sequence ATGACCACGCCGCTCTTCCCCGGCGGGGTGGCGGTCAGCGACCTCATGGTCTACGACGCCGAGGCCGTCGACGGTCGGTGCGGCGGCTCACCGCACCTGCACACCGCCTCGAGCGAGGGCTACATCGTCGTCGGCGGCACGGGCTCGGTCGAGACCCTCTCGGCCGCCGGTGCCGAGGTGCATCCGCTCGCACCGGGGGACGTGCTGTGGTTCTCGCCCGGAACCGTGCACCGCCTCGTCAACGACGGCGGGTTGCGGCTGCTGGTGGTGATGTCCAACGCCGGGCTCCCCGAGGCAGGCGACGCGGTGCTGACGTTCCCGCCCGAGGTGCTCGCCGACCCGGCTGCCTACGCCGCGGCGTCGACGCTGCCCGAGGGGGAGGGGCGTGCCCATGCCGCCCGCGCCCGTCGCGACCTCGCCGTCGCCGGCTACCTGGCTCTGCGCGACGCGGTGCAGCGCGACGGGGTCGCGGCCCTCGCCCCGTTCCACGCGGCTGCCGTCGCTCTCGTGCGCAGCCGGGTGGAGCACTGGCAGGAGCGGTGGGACCGGACCGTCGCCGCCGAGACCGAGCGCACCCGCGCACAGCTCGTCGCGCTCGCCGCGGGGGAGCCTGGGCTCATGACCGCGGCATCCGTCGTGCGCGGCCAGCCCACGCCCGGCGAACGCGGCTACGGTATGTGCGGGCGCCTGCAGACCTGGGAGTGGCCGTCGCCCTGA
- a CDS encoding PmoA family protein → MTLEIDHDDATAFTVRDGDVELLRYTYVPDSPQLESPKPYLHPLRTRSGRLMSLYRPWDHVWHKGIAWSLPVVGEENFWGGPTYVQGQSYVQLPNDGTQAHRRIEQLDVAAGGVVRFAHELDWVSEGGIHLFTERRAITARTLEGGAWALTVDTAMTNVTDAPIPIGSPTTRGRENAGYGGLFWRGPRSFTGGTLVTASGTGSGNDVRGQRHEWMGFVGRHDEIDGESLIVMVDAADNPQHPPQWFARSEEFACLNPAPFFSDELVVAPGHTAAFRYGVGIADGGADAAAGLADTVRDVIAAGA, encoded by the coding sequence ATGACCCTCGAGATCGACCACGACGACGCCACCGCGTTCACCGTCCGCGACGGCGACGTCGAGCTGCTGCGCTACACGTACGTGCCCGATTCGCCCCAGCTGGAGTCCCCCAAGCCCTACCTGCATCCACTGCGCACCCGTTCGGGACGGCTCATGAGCCTCTACCGCCCGTGGGACCACGTGTGGCACAAGGGCATCGCCTGGTCGCTGCCGGTCGTCGGCGAGGAGAACTTCTGGGGCGGCCCCACCTACGTGCAGGGTCAGTCGTACGTGCAGCTGCCCAACGACGGCACCCAGGCGCACCGCCGCATCGAACAGCTCGACGTGGCTGCCGGCGGGGTCGTGCGCTTCGCCCACGAGCTGGACTGGGTGAGCGAGGGCGGCATCCACCTCTTCACCGAGCGGCGCGCCATCACCGCACGCACCCTCGAGGGCGGCGCCTGGGCGCTCACCGTCGACACCGCGATGACGAACGTGACCGACGCCCCGATCCCGATCGGCTCGCCCACCACCCGGGGGCGTGAGAACGCCGGGTACGGGGGACTGTTCTGGCGCGGACCGCGCTCATTCACCGGCGGCACGCTCGTGACGGCATCGGGCACCGGCTCCGGCAACGATGTGCGCGGCCAGCGGCACGAGTGGATGGGCTTCGTCGGCCGGCATGACGAGATCGACGGCGAGTCGCTCATCGTCATGGTGGATGCCGCCGACAATCCGCAGCACCCGCCGCAGTGGTTCGCCCGCTCCGAGGAATTCGCGTGCCTGAACCCCGCGCCCTTCTTCAGCGACGAGCTGGTGGTGGCGCCGGGGCACACTGCGGCGTTCCGGTACGGCGTCGGCATCGCCGACGGCGGCGCCGACGCTGCCGCCGGGCTCGCAGACACGGTGCGCGACGTGATCGCGGCCGGCGCATGA
- a CDS encoding Gfo/Idh/MocA family oxidoreductase, giving the protein MTDARPPLRAAIIGTGGIAHAHAQALDDLAPRIALAAVVDLDTDRAREFAQSFGADAVYPDADALLASEQLDLVHICTPPQTHVPLAIAALRAGVPALIEKPTALSLAEMDELVAVSRETGVPALTVYQHRFGAGAQRLMRLVADGALGRPLVATCETLWHRGPEYFDLPWRGRWEIEGGGPTMGHGIHQFDLLLAVLGPWSRLTAFAARRQLPTDTEDVSMALVEFDNGALATVVNSIVSPRETSRLRFDFAHATVELEHLYGYTDADWTFTPAPGHEHLAELWESEPDGGPSGHRAQIAAIVDALAAGETPGVDADDARRTLEFAAATYASAFRGVPVRAGGIAGDDPFLQSMAGGAVPWPPVKPAMETTR; this is encoded by the coding sequence ATGACGGATGCCAGACCCCCACTGCGGGCGGCGATCATCGGAACCGGGGGCATCGCTCACGCCCACGCGCAGGCCCTCGACGACCTGGCGCCGCGCATCGCGCTCGCCGCCGTCGTCGACCTCGACACTGATCGCGCGCGGGAGTTCGCTCAGAGCTTCGGCGCCGACGCGGTCTACCCCGACGCCGACGCCCTGCTGGCATCGGAGCAGCTGGACCTCGTGCACATCTGCACCCCGCCGCAGACGCACGTGCCGCTGGCGATCGCGGCGCTGCGCGCCGGCGTGCCGGCGCTCATCGAGAAGCCGACGGCGCTGAGCCTCGCCGAGATGGACGAGCTGGTCGCGGTCTCGCGCGAGACGGGGGTGCCGGCGCTCACGGTGTACCAGCACCGCTTCGGAGCGGGTGCACAGCGCCTGATGCGCCTCGTCGCAGACGGTGCGCTCGGCCGCCCGCTCGTGGCGACGTGCGAGACGCTGTGGCATCGCGGCCCCGAGTACTTCGACCTCCCCTGGCGCGGCCGCTGGGAGATCGAGGGCGGTGGGCCGACGATGGGTCACGGCATCCACCAGTTCGACCTGCTGCTGGCCGTGCTCGGCCCCTGGTCGCGCCTGACCGCGTTCGCCGCCCGCAGGCAGCTGCCCACCGACACGGAGGACGTCTCGATGGCGCTGGTCGAATTCGACAACGGTGCGCTGGCGACGGTGGTCAACTCCATCGTCTCGCCGCGGGAGACCTCTCGGCTGCGGTTCGACTTCGCGCACGCCACCGTCGAGCTGGAGCACCTGTACGGCTACACCGACGCCGACTGGACCTTCACCCCCGCCCCCGGGCACGAGCACCTCGCCGAGCTGTGGGAGAGCGAGCCCGACGGCGGGCCGAGCGGCCACCGGGCGCAGATCGCCGCGATCGTCGACGCGCTCGCCGCCGGGGAGACGCCCGGGGTGGATGCCGACGACGCCCGCCGCACCCTCGAATTCGCCGCCGCCACCTACGCGTCGGCCTTCCGCGGGGTGCCGGTGCGTGCCGGCGGGATCGCCGGCGACGACCCGTTCCTGCAGTCCATGGCCGGCGGCGCCGTGCCGTGGCCGCCCGTCAAGCCCGCGATGGAGACCACCCGATGA
- a CDS encoding ABC transporter ATP-binding protein: MPRKPLSSSLDLIDGAHPARSVLRLLARRPGRMALAVSAFAVKEIPMWFLPVITAAIIDIVAGGGEVTAVLWWFALAVVLLLQNYPNHILYTRSFMTVVRDTGADLRNALAARLQSLSIGYHTRMSAAIVQTKVVRDVENVELMLQQVTHPLLSATMVMIGALSMTAIAVPQFLPVYALAVPIAIGIRWGMRNRSRTRNEVFRREVETLSARVGEMASLIPVTRAHGLEETAVTRVSSGAEGVRRAGLHLDMLNGHVASISWVAMQLLGVGCLVLAAVFSLTGILPISPGEVVLLSTYFTLLTQGLTQLLMLIPVGARGLESVRSIAEVLQEPDLEQNEGKRAVSAVTGDIVLERASHRYSGADDDALHDIDLHIPAGRTFAFVGSSGSGKSTLLNMVLGFLRPTTGRILLDGADMQQLDLRTVRRSVSVVPQESVLFEGTIRENIAYGLPDVSDERIEQALRDANAWEFVSAQPRGWDAVVGERGARLSGGQRQRLAIARALVRDPRILLLDEATSALDPESEELVKEALGRLMRGRTTLVVAHRLSTVRMADRIVVLEQGRIVEQGTHDDLLAADGRYARLHMTQTGLT; the protein is encoded by the coding sequence GTGCCACGGAAACCGCTTTCCAGCTCGTTGGACCTGATCGACGGCGCTCATCCGGCCCGATCGGTCCTGCGGCTGCTCGCGCGCCGACCCGGGCGCATGGCGCTGGCGGTGAGCGCGTTCGCCGTCAAAGAGATCCCGATGTGGTTTCTCCCGGTCATCACCGCCGCCATCATCGACATCGTCGCGGGCGGGGGCGAGGTCACCGCGGTGCTCTGGTGGTTCGCGCTGGCGGTGGTGCTGCTGCTGCAGAACTACCCGAACCACATCCTCTACACGCGCAGTTTCATGACGGTCGTCCGCGACACCGGCGCGGACCTGCGCAACGCCCTCGCGGCGCGCCTGCAGAGCCTGTCGATCGGCTACCACACGCGCATGAGCGCCGCGATCGTGCAGACCAAGGTGGTGCGCGACGTCGAGAACGTCGAGCTGATGCTGCAGCAGGTGACCCATCCGCTGCTGTCGGCCACGATGGTCATGATCGGCGCACTGTCGATGACGGCGATCGCCGTGCCCCAGTTCCTGCCGGTGTACGCGCTCGCGGTGCCGATCGCCATCGGCATCCGCTGGGGCATGCGCAACCGCTCCCGCACTCGCAACGAGGTCTTCCGCCGCGAGGTCGAGACGCTGTCGGCGCGGGTGGGGGAGATGGCCTCGCTCATCCCCGTCACCCGCGCGCACGGCCTGGAGGAAACCGCCGTCACCCGCGTCAGCTCCGGCGCCGAGGGGGTGCGCCGCGCGGGTCTGCATCTCGACATGCTCAACGGCCACGTCGCCTCGATCTCGTGGGTGGCCATGCAGCTGCTCGGGGTCGGATGCCTCGTGCTCGCAGCGGTGTTCTCGCTCACCGGCATCCTTCCCATCTCGCCGGGCGAAGTCGTGCTGCTCTCGACCTACTTCACGCTGCTCACCCAAGGGCTCACCCAGCTGCTGATGCTGATCCCCGTGGGCGCGCGAGGCCTCGAGTCGGTGCGCTCCATCGCCGAGGTGCTGCAGGAGCCCGACCTCGAGCAGAACGAGGGCAAGCGGGCCGTGTCGGCCGTGACGGGCGACATCGTGCTCGAACGCGCCTCGCACCGCTACTCCGGCGCCGACGACGACGCCCTGCACGACATCGACCTGCACATCCCCGCCGGCCGCACGTTCGCCTTCGTCGGATCCTCCGGGTCGGGCAAGTCCACGCTGCTGAACATGGTGCTGGGGTTCCTGCGGCCGACGACGGGGCGCATCCTGCTCGACGGCGCCGACATGCAGCAGCTGGACCTGCGAACGGTGCGGCGGTCGGTGTCGGTCGTGCCGCAGGAGTCGGTGCTGTTCGAGGGCACCATCCGCGAGAACATCGCCTACGGCCTCCCCGACGTGAGCGACGAGCGCATCGAGCAGGCGCTGCGCGACGCCAACGCGTGGGAGTTCGTCAGCGCGCAGCCGCGCGGCTGGGACGCCGTCGTGGGCGAGCGCGGAGCGCGCCTGTCGGGCGGTCAGCGCCAGCGCCTGGCCATCGCCCGCGCGCTCGTGCGGGACCCCCGCATCCTGCTGCTCGACGAGGCCACGAGCGCCCTGGACCCCGAGTCCGAAGAGCTGGTGAAAGAGGCGCTCGGCCGCCTCATGCGCGGGCGCACGACCCTCGTCGTCGCCCACCGGCTCTCGACCGTGCGCATGGCCGACCGCATCGTCGTGCTGGAGCAGGGCCGCATCGTCGAACAGGGGACGCACGACGACCTGCTCGCCGCCGACGGACGCTACGCGCGCCTGCACATGACCCAGACCGGGCTCACCTGA
- a CDS encoding rhamnogalacturonan acetylesterase — protein sequence MTYHLAGDSTVAPMKRGEEPMAGWGEALGDALGQPVRNLAFGGATTASFVASGSWATLLSEVVAGDTVVIQFGHNDQKDPQLAARGGYADRLRGFVDDVRAHDAVTVLCTPCERRWFDGERVTPTHGDYPNAVRDLAADLGAALIDLTVFTTWLYEDLGPAASTRLLSHYAPGEAVAWPEGLADDTHFRLEGARRIAAFVARSLRAIERRDGDAPARGSQLVS from the coding sequence ATGACCTATCACCTCGCCGGCGACTCGACCGTCGCCCCCATGAAGCGCGGCGAAGAGCCGATGGCGGGCTGGGGCGAGGCGCTGGGTGACGCGCTCGGGCAGCCGGTGCGCAATCTCGCCTTCGGCGGCGCCACCACGGCGTCCTTCGTCGCGTCCGGCTCATGGGCGACGCTCCTGTCCGAGGTCGTCGCGGGTGACACGGTCGTCATCCAGTTCGGTCACAACGATCAGAAGGACCCGCAGCTCGCCGCCCGCGGCGGCTACGCCGACAGGCTGCGCGGATTCGTCGACGATGTGCGGGCGCACGACGCCGTCACGGTGCTGTGCACGCCGTGCGAGCGCCGCTGGTTCGACGGGGAGCGGGTCACCCCGACCCACGGCGACTACCCCAACGCCGTACGCGATCTCGCCGCCGACCTCGGGGCGGCGCTCATCGACCTCACCGTCTTCACGACGTGGCTCTACGAGGATCTCGGGCCTGCGGCATCCACCCGCCTGCTGTCGCACTACGCCCCGGGCGAGGCCGTCGCGTGGCCCGAGGGGCTCGCGGACGACACGCACTTCCGCCTGGAGGGGGCACGGCGCATCGCCGCGTTCGTCGCCCGCTCGCTGCGCGCGATCGAGCGCCGGGACGGCGACGCGCCTGCCCGCGGGTCGCAGCTGGTCAGCTGA
- a CDS encoding M24 family metallopeptidase: MPSLADRRVKQQRLARVRSEAGADALVLTSHEAVSWYLDGVRTHVSLAGPPVLAVRVGADGDHLFVAANEAERLAEEELLPGDAARIVRVPWQTPPADAAAAAGPAAAEAALAQSLRAARATLLPGERDRYRLLGRQTAEAMTDAAATLTPESSERGAASVLAAALAGRGIDPLVILVAGRSRHAHRHPLPTDAPLGDRAMLVVCGRRHGLIANVTRWVGAAGPDDERILAVEKDFFAATRPGAVLAHAFARGCAAYGAHGFDAEEWTRHHQGGPTGYAGRDPRATAQTLDLIAVDQAFAWNPSAPGAKVEDTVLVTDSGVEVLTVDPRWPSVTHAGRQRPTALPFA, translated from the coding sequence ATGCCTTCCCTCGCCGATCGAAGAGTCAAGCAGCAGCGCCTCGCCCGGGTGCGCTCCGAGGCCGGCGCCGACGCGCTTGTCCTCACCTCGCACGAGGCGGTGTCCTGGTACCTCGACGGCGTGCGCACCCACGTCTCGCTGGCGGGCCCCCCGGTGCTGGCGGTGCGGGTCGGCGCAGACGGCGACCACCTCTTCGTCGCGGCGAACGAGGCCGAGCGTCTGGCCGAAGAGGAGCTGCTCCCGGGCGACGCGGCGCGCATCGTGCGCGTGCCGTGGCAGACGCCTCCCGCAGATGCGGCTGCGGCCGCCGGTCCTGCCGCGGCCGAGGCCGCACTCGCCCAGTCGCTGCGCGCCGCGCGGGCGACCCTGCTGCCGGGGGAGCGCGACCGGTATCGGCTGCTCGGTCGCCAGACCGCAGAGGCGATGACGGATGCCGCGGCCACGCTCACCCCTGAAAGCAGCGAGCGCGGTGCGGCGTCGGTGCTGGCTGCGGCGCTCGCCGGACGAGGCATCGACCCGCTGGTGATCCTCGTGGCGGGCCGCTCGCGTCACGCGCACCGTCACCCCTTGCCGACTGACGCGCCCCTGGGCGACCGTGCGATGCTCGTCGTCTGCGGTCGGCGGCACGGCCTCATCGCGAACGTCACGCGGTGGGTCGGGGCGGCCGGGCCGGATGACGAGCGGATCCTCGCCGTGGAGAAGGACTTCTTCGCGGCCACGCGGCCCGGCGCCGTTCTGGCCCACGCGTTCGCCCGGGGCTGCGCGGCCTACGGTGCGCACGGGTTCGACGCCGAGGAGTGGACCCGCCACCACCAGGGCGGGCCGACCGGCTACGCCGGCCGCGACCCGCGGGCAACGGCCCAGACTCTGGACCTGATCGCCGTGGACCAGGCGTTCGCGTGGAATCCGAGTGCGCCGGGGGCGAAGGTCGAGGACACGGTGCTGGTCACCGACAGCGGCGTCGAGGTGCTCACCGTCGACCCGCGATGGCCGAGCGTGACGCATGCGGGAAGGCAGCGTCCCACGGCGCTGCCCTTCGCCTGA
- a CDS encoding LacI family DNA-binding transcriptional regulator: protein MRRTTSKATITDVARRAGVSLSTVSRVMNGNATVDAGLAERVRAAAVELGYTASPLARSLVLGRTQTIAVVVPDLANPTFQEILRGLSRAAAGDGYHVLIADSAEQVDEERVLAAETRRRTDGVVLCAPRMPDDELGALLPALSPAVVVNRPPQAGAPVVAADYRTAFADLIDHLYGLGHRRLVYLAGLARSASNAARLAALADARAAHTDLEITEVACGVDFDSGAAAAAAVRRSGATGVLAFNDLVAMGLLSALADRGVRVPEDLSVAGFDDIPFAQYTTPPLTTAAVPASDLGARAWQAMHALLTGGDAEAAVSLIPRLIVRASTGRVPA from the coding sequence ATGCGCAGGACGACGAGCAAGGCCACCATCACCGACGTGGCGCGCCGAGCCGGGGTGTCCCTGTCGACGGTGTCGCGCGTCATGAACGGCAATGCCACGGTCGATGCCGGACTGGCCGAGCGCGTGCGCGCCGCCGCTGTCGAACTCGGCTACACCGCCAGCCCGCTCGCCAGGAGCCTGGTGCTCGGGCGCACCCAGACCATCGCCGTGGTCGTGCCCGACCTCGCCAACCCGACCTTCCAGGAGATCCTGCGGGGCCTCAGCCGGGCGGCCGCGGGCGACGGCTATCACGTGCTCATCGCCGACTCCGCCGAGCAGGTCGATGAGGAGCGGGTGCTCGCCGCCGAGACGCGACGGCGCACCGACGGCGTGGTGCTGTGCGCCCCGCGCATGCCCGACGACGAGCTGGGCGCCCTCCTTCCCGCTCTCTCCCCCGCCGTGGTGGTCAACCGGCCGCCGCAGGCCGGTGCCCCCGTGGTGGCCGCCGACTACCGCACCGCCTTCGCCGACCTCATCGACCACCTGTACGGGCTCGGCCATCGCCGGCTGGTCTATCTCGCCGGCCTCGCGCGCAGCGCCTCCAACGCGGCACGGCTCGCCGCTCTGGCCGATGCCCGCGCGGCCCACACCGACCTCGAGATCACCGAGGTGGCGTGCGGCGTCGACTTCGACAGCGGCGCGGCCGCCGCAGCGGCCGTTCGCCGCAGCGGTGCGACGGGCGTGCTCGCTTTCAACGACCTCGTCGCGATGGGCCTGCTGTCGGCCCTCGCCGACCGAGGGGTGCGGGTACCCGAGGACCTCTCCGTCGCCGGCTTCGACGACATCCCCTTCGCGCAGTACACGACTCCGCCGCTGACGACGGCGGCCGTGCCGGCGTCGGACCTCGGCGCCCGCGCCTGGCAGGCGATGCATGCGCTGCTCACCGGCGGCGACGCCGAGGCGGCGGTCTCGCTCATCCCGCGCCTCATCGTGCGCGCGAGCACCGGCCGCGTCCCCGCCTGA
- a CDS encoding Gfo/Idh/MocA family oxidoreductase, which yields MTKTRYALLGAGHRSQMYVDAITGDYADRADLVAVCEPNPVRAAHAVERAVSRGAAAPTAWEPDRLEQMIAAERIDRVVICARDDLHAELIVRSLDAGADVVVEKPLTIDAASAAAIEDAVARTGRSVVLTFNYRYSPRNSALRQVIQDGLIGEVTSIDFSWMLDTKHGADYFRRWHREKEHSGGLLVHKSSHHFDLVNWWIRQQPRRVYASGGLRFYGADNAARRGLGDRPDRGTHGGDHDPFELDLRDDPRLQALYLDAEHHDGYLRDRDVFGPGITIEDNLALVVDYSGGATLSYSLNAHAPWEGYRVAVNGTLGRAELEVVERGAVLVDEGLHPVIDPSAVDAAGSASLRPQGERLLVQRHWEEAVEVPIENAAGGHGGGDALLLSDVFVGPGDDPLSRPADWTDGLRSIAVGIAGNRSLETGLPVRIDELGIALLGQPTR from the coding sequence ATGACGAAGACCCGCTACGCGCTTCTGGGCGCCGGCCACCGCTCGCAGATGTACGTCGATGCGATCACGGGCGACTATGCCGACCGGGCCGACCTCGTCGCCGTCTGCGAGCCGAACCCGGTGCGCGCGGCCCACGCCGTCGAGCGGGCCGTGTCTCGGGGCGCCGCCGCCCCCACGGCGTGGGAGCCCGACCGCCTCGAGCAGATGATCGCCGCCGAGCGCATCGACCGGGTTGTCATCTGCGCCCGCGACGACCTGCACGCCGAGCTCATCGTGCGCTCCCTCGACGCCGGAGCCGACGTCGTGGTGGAAAAGCCCCTCACGATCGATGCCGCCAGCGCCGCCGCGATCGAGGATGCCGTCGCGCGCACCGGGCGCTCCGTGGTGCTGACCTTCAACTATCGGTACTCGCCCCGCAACAGCGCGCTGCGCCAGGTCATCCAGGACGGCCTCATCGGCGAGGTCACCTCGATCGACTTCTCGTGGATGCTCGACACCAAGCACGGCGCGGACTACTTCCGCCGCTGGCACCGCGAGAAGGAGCACTCCGGCGGCCTGCTCGTGCACAAATCCAGCCACCACTTCGACCTCGTCAACTGGTGGATCCGGCAGCAGCCGCGCCGCGTCTACGCCTCGGGCGGGCTGCGGTTCTACGGCGCCGACAACGCCGCCCGCCGCGGACTGGGCGATCGACCCGACCGCGGCACGCACGGGGGCGACCACGACCCGTTCGAGCTCGACCTGCGCGACGACCCGCGTCTGCAGGCGCTGTACCTCGACGCCGAGCACCACGACGGCTACCTGCGCGACCGCGACGTCTTCGGCCCCGGCATCACGATCGAGGACAACCTCGCCCTGGTCGTCGACTACTCCGGCGGCGCGACGCTGTCGTACTCCCTCAACGCGCACGCGCCTTGGGAGGGCTACCGAGTGGCCGTCAACGGCACCCTCGGCCGCGCCGAGCTCGAGGTCGTCGAACGCGGCGCCGTGCTCGTGGACGAGGGCCTTCACCCCGTCATCGATCCGAGCGCGGTGGATGCCGCAGGCTCGGCATCCCTGCGCCCCCAGGGGGAGCGCCTGCTGGTGCAGCGCCACTGGGAAGAGGCCGTCGAGGTGCCGATCGAGAACGCCGCAGGTGGGCACGGCGGCGGCGACGCGCTGCTGCTGTCGGACGTCTTCGTCGGCCCCGGTGACGATCCGCTGTCCCGGCCCGCGGACTGGACAGACGGCCTGCGCTCGATCGCCGTCGGGATCGCCGGCAACCGCTCGCTCGAGACCGGCCTGCCGGTGCGGATCGACGAACTCGGCATCGCCCTGCTCGGACAGCCGACCCGATGA
- a CDS encoding NAD(P)-dependent oxidoreductase has product MSRIVVTGGAGRLGRSLAAGLATAGHDVLSLDRDTSPELARAGVDQVSIDLCDAQATRDALEAARSDAVVHLAAIAVPFSAPEDVILRTNAALAVSVLGGAVAAGVGKVVAASSPTVLGYNAPTGWVPDRFPLDEQTPPRPWNAYALSKLVIEQTVDMLRRQTGDAVRFASFRPCYVLTPEEWAGAPTQQGHTVRERLDDPALSAPALFNYVDARDVARFTDTLLAALPDIPNGETFFVGADDALAREPLAMLIPRFHPGTDDVAAELTGTAPAFSSAKALRLLGWAPQHRWRDELARTDACDPLTTRKDVPA; this is encoded by the coding sequence ATGAGCCGCATCGTCGTCACCGGCGGCGCGGGCCGTCTCGGCCGCAGCCTTGCCGCGGGCTTGGCCACGGCCGGGCACGACGTGCTGTCGCTGGACCGCGACACCTCCCCCGAGCTCGCCCGCGCCGGCGTCGACCAGGTGTCGATCGACCTGTGCGACGCGCAGGCCACCCGTGACGCCCTCGAAGCCGCCCGCAGCGACGCGGTCGTGCACCTCGCCGCCATCGCCGTGCCCTTCAGCGCTCCGGAAGACGTGATCCTGCGCACCAACGCCGCCCTCGCCGTCTCGGTGCTCGGCGGCGCGGTGGCCGCAGGCGTGGGCAAGGTGGTCGCGGCATCCAGCCCGACCGTGCTCGGCTACAACGCACCCACGGGGTGGGTGCCCGACCGGTTTCCGCTGGACGAACAGACCCCGCCCCGCCCGTGGAACGCGTACGCGCTGTCGAAGCTCGTCATCGAGCAGACGGTCGACATGCTGCGCCGGCAGACGGGTGACGCCGTGCGGTTCGCCTCGTTCCGGCCCTGCTACGTGCTGACGCCCGAGGAGTGGGCCGGCGCCCCGACACAGCAGGGGCACACGGTGCGCGAGCGCCTGGACGATCCCGCGCTGTCGGCGCCGGCACTGTTCAACTACGTCGACGCGCGCGACGTCGCCCGCTTCACCGACACGCTGCTGGCCGCCCTCCCCGACATCCCCAACGGCGAGACCTTCTTCGTCGGCGCCGACGACGCCCTCGCCCGGGAGCCCCTCGCCATGCTCATCCCGCGGTTCCACCCCGGCACCGACGACGTCGCCGCCGAGCTCACCGGCACCGCGCCGGCCTTCTCCAGCGCGAAGGCGCTGCGGCTGCTGGGCTGGGCTCCGCAGCACCGCTGGCGGGACGAACTCGCCCGCACCGACGCCTGCGACCCCCTCACCACCCGAAAGGACGTGCCCGCATGA
- a CDS encoding 5-dehydro-4-deoxyglucarate dehydratase → MNFDGILFFPVTPFDTAGRVDTDLLATHVATGLSHAPGGIFPACGTGEFHALSAAEATTVTRTAVATVAGAVPVVAGAGGPLGHALEVARGAAHAGADALLVLPPYLVGGPQAGLVAYVEAIAAASDLPVIVYHRGNAQFTPASVRRLLENPKVMGFKDGVGDIGTAQLIVRAVAQSGRDDVALFNGLLTAELTQGAYRGIGMPLYSSAAFAMIPEVAGAHYRAYVDGDEARRLALVDGFYAPLVALRDETPGFGVSLIKAGLRLGGLPVGGVRPPLVDPTPEQEARLADILDAGRALL, encoded by the coding sequence ATGAACTTCGACGGCATCCTCTTCTTCCCCGTCACCCCGTTCGACACCGCGGGGCGGGTGGACACCGACCTGCTGGCCACGCACGTCGCCACCGGGCTCTCCCACGCCCCCGGCGGCATCTTCCCCGCCTGCGGCACGGGCGAATTCCACGCCCTCAGCGCCGCCGAGGCCACCACGGTGACCCGCACGGCCGTGGCGACCGTCGCCGGCGCCGTGCCGGTCGTCGCGGGGGCGGGAGGCCCGCTCGGGCACGCGCTGGAGGTGGCCCGCGGTGCGGCCCACGCCGGAGCCGACGCACTGCTGGTGCTGCCGCCATACCTCGTCGGCGGACCGCAGGCCGGGCTCGTGGCCTACGTCGAGGCGATTGCCGCGGCATCCGACCTGCCGGTCATCGTCTACCACCGCGGCAACGCGCAGTTCACCCCCGCGTCGGTGCGTCGCCTGCTCGAGAACCCGAAGGTCATGGGCTTCAAGGACGGCGTCGGCGACATCGGTACCGCCCAGCTGATCGTGCGCGCAGTGGCGCAATCGGGCCGCGACGACGTCGCGCTGTTCAACGGTCTGCTCACCGCCGAGCTCACCCAGGGCGCCTACCGCGGCATCGGCATGCCGCTGTATTCGTCGGCGGCGTTCGCGATGATCCCCGAGGTGGCGGGCGCCCACTACCGCGCCTACGTCGACGGCGACGAGGCCCGGCGCCTCGCCCTCGTCGACGGCTTCTACGCGCCCCTCGTGGCCCTGCGCGACGAGACCCCCGGCTTCGGGGTGTCGCTCATCAAGGCGGGGCTGCGCCTCGGGGGCCTGCCCGTCGGCGGCGTCCGGCCCCCTCTCGTCGACCCGACCCCCGAGCAGGAGGCGCGGCTGGCCGACATCCTCGACGCCGGTCGGGCCCTCCTGTGA